Proteins from one Natrinema salinisoli genomic window:
- a CDS encoding XdhC family protein, with protein MTADTPPDADETSSDRAAVATDGDLAERERALRDREEPYARATVVRREPPVSANVGDRALVTADGDLHGWVGGAACAQSRVASEARAAISDGEPRLIGLAPDPDDVDRPGLAAFPMLCHSEGTLEIFVEPMIPTTRLLVVGDSPITRSLVRLATELDVEIAVVDPDATTADVPDGTTVLSTLEPDEIADAVGAGPLVVVASMGEYDARGVAAGVLADAPYVGLVASDSRAEEVVERAAALLDRDPDDVREAITNPAGVDISATTGPEIATSLLAELVDVRADTETIVASAGGSSTGSDNGRIGAADAESTSEATDSGVTDEVDDSTSADEQPTDPVCGMTVDPADSASVTHDGTTYYFCCHGCADSFQTDPDEYLTTDEGAMESA; from the coding sequence ATGACGGCAGATACACCACCAGATGCCGACGAGACGTCCAGCGATCGAGCAGCCGTCGCGACCGACGGCGACCTCGCGGAGCGAGAGCGCGCCCTGCGAGACCGCGAGGAGCCCTACGCCCGAGCGACGGTCGTCCGCCGGGAGCCACCGGTGTCCGCGAACGTCGGCGATCGCGCGCTGGTAACGGCGGACGGCGACCTTCACGGGTGGGTCGGCGGTGCGGCCTGTGCCCAGTCGCGGGTCGCCAGCGAGGCGCGAGCGGCCATCTCCGACGGCGAGCCTCGACTGATCGGCCTCGCACCCGATCCCGACGACGTCGATCGCCCCGGCCTCGCGGCCTTTCCGATGCTGTGTCACAGCGAGGGAACGCTCGAGATATTCGTCGAACCGATGATCCCGACGACGCGGCTCCTCGTCGTCGGCGACTCGCCGATCACGCGGTCGCTGGTCAGGCTGGCGACCGAACTCGACGTTGAGATAGCGGTCGTCGACCCCGACGCGACCACGGCCGACGTCCCCGACGGAACGACCGTGCTGTCTACCCTCGAGCCGGACGAGATCGCCGACGCGGTCGGTGCGGGGCCGCTCGTCGTCGTGGCCTCGATGGGGGAGTACGACGCACGCGGCGTCGCTGCCGGCGTGCTCGCGGACGCACCGTACGTCGGCCTCGTCGCGAGCGATAGCCGCGCGGAGGAGGTCGTCGAGCGGGCCGCCGCCCTCCTGGATCGCGATCCCGACGACGTTCGGGAGGCGATCACCAATCCGGCGGGGGTCGACATCTCGGCGACCACCGGGCCGGAGATCGCGACGAGTCTGCTCGCCGAACTGGTCGACGTGAGAGCCGACACCGAGACGATCGTCGCCTCCGCGGGCGGTTCGAGTACCGGCTCGGACAACGGGAGGATTGGGGCCGCGGACGCCGAATCGACGAGCGAAGCTACCGATTCCGGTGTCACTGACGAGGTCGACGACTCGACATCGGCCGACGAGCAGCCCACCGACCCCGTCTGCGGAATGACGGTCGATCCGGCGGATTCCGCGAGCGTCACCCACGACGGGACGACGTACTACTTCTGTTGTCACGGCTGTGCCGACTCTTTCCAAACCGATCCCGACGAGTATCTCACGACCGACGAGGGGGCGATGGAATCGGCATGA
- a CDS encoding XdhC family protein, protein MTRNNWSVPETEVVQRIHERLDADGTDVLATIIDVEGNAYRRPGAKMLLDDAGEGVGSITAGCLEDELLAAAESVRERGRPELVTYDLMEDDEDVWGLGVGCNGIIDVLLEPLTEAYRPAVEAFADGRNVAVLTVLEGRNGRLEEGDRAYYHPDEGDLTTPTGAPASDWPAELSGPAGELAERGRADVVELESERGSLEVFIDGIAAPTDLVVFGSGHDVGPVTELAAKNDFRVTVVGFRGSVDLDDRFPDADETLTTSPGAVDDAIDLDERTYAVVMTHNFVDDRLALEGLLDSPVPYVGLMGPEKRFQEMLAAFKDEGRTFDEATLSSLYTPIGLDLGGGSPYQIAHSIVAEVLAVSNDRTPRHLRTREGHIHDRVTVESEGDVAPQ, encoded by the coding sequence ATGACACGAAACAACTGGAGCGTTCCGGAAACCGAGGTAGTACAGCGGATTCACGAGCGACTCGACGCGGACGGGACGGACGTCCTCGCCACGATCATCGACGTCGAGGGGAACGCGTACCGGCGGCCGGGTGCGAAGATGCTCCTCGACGACGCGGGCGAGGGTGTCGGGAGCATTACGGCCGGCTGCCTCGAGGACGAACTGCTCGCGGCGGCAGAGTCCGTCCGCGAACGCGGCCGCCCGGAGCTGGTGACGTACGATCTGATGGAGGACGACGAGGACGTCTGGGGGCTCGGCGTCGGCTGCAACGGGATCATCGACGTCCTGCTGGAGCCGCTGACCGAGGCCTATCGGCCGGCCGTCGAGGCCTTCGCGGACGGACGGAACGTCGCCGTCCTCACCGTTCTGGAGGGGCGGAACGGCCGGCTCGAGGAAGGTGACCGCGCGTACTACCATCCGGACGAGGGGGACCTCACGACGCCGACGGGAGCGCCGGCGTCGGACTGGCCCGCCGAACTCTCGGGGCCTGCGGGCGAGCTGGCCGAGCGCGGCCGCGCCGACGTCGTCGAACTCGAGTCGGAGCGGGGATCGCTCGAGGTCTTTATCGACGGGATCGCTGCGCCGACGGATCTCGTCGTGTTCGGGTCGGGTCACGACGTCGGACCGGTCACGGAACTGGCCGCGAAGAACGACTTCCGGGTCACCGTCGTCGGCTTCCGCGGAAGCGTCGACCTCGACGATCGGTTTCCGGACGCCGACGAGACGCTGACGACCTCGCCGGGAGCCGTCGACGACGCCATCGACCTCGACGAGCGCACGTACGCGGTCGTCATGACGCACAACTTCGTCGACGATCGGTTGGCGCTCGAGGGATTGCTGGACTCGCCCGTTCCGTACGTCGGCCTGATGGGGCCGGAAAAGCGGTTCCAGGAGATGCTCGCGGCGTTCAAAGACGAAGGGCGGACGTTCGACGAGGCGACGCTGTCGTCGCTGTACACGCCGATCGGGCTCGATCTCGGGGGCGGCTCACCCTACCAGATCGCACACAGTATCGTCGCGGAGGTACTGGCGGTCTCCAACGATCGGACGCCGCGCCACCTGCGAACCCGGGAGGGGCACATTCACGACCGCGTGACCGTCGAGTCGGAGGGCGATGTCGCTCCGCAGTAG
- a CDS encoding DUF7409 domain-containing protein: protein MSKKHVGGKIGSGETSDVDGEESTIVDIGITVDVSDISDPVDDGVELAFDETDLAEAADGEGETDGSSDVERDAGIDADERAALEAADIDPDTVADKEYSYRMLLDAGVDETIAATLRRRFSLPWSFESEGDLDRRSSEVRGLGDAEREWIAVSGDEDWQAFEYEHSEPIAVERERPSERPYPRPTPITAVMGVGPDDAEVLAEAGIRSAERLATVDAMGVANALDLNVLHVRTWRHNARELVD, encoded by the coding sequence GTGAGTAAGAAACACGTTGGTGGGAAGATCGGTTCGGGGGAAACTAGCGACGTCGACGGCGAAGAGAGCACTATCGTCGACATCGGTATCACTGTCGACGTCAGCGACATCAGCGATCCGGTCGACGACGGGGTCGAGCTCGCGTTCGACGAAACGGACCTGGCCGAGGCGGCCGACGGTGAGGGCGAGACAGACGGTTCCTCTGATGTCGAGCGCGACGCGGGGATCGATGCCGACGAGCGCGCGGCGCTCGAGGCGGCCGATATCGATCCCGACACCGTCGCCGACAAGGAGTACTCCTACCGGATGTTGCTGGACGCGGGCGTCGACGAAACGATTGCGGCCACGCTCCGCCGGCGATTTTCGCTGCCGTGGTCGTTCGAGAGCGAGGGGGATCTCGATCGGCGCTCGAGCGAAGTCCGCGGGCTCGGTGACGCCGAACGCGAGTGGATCGCCGTCAGCGGCGACGAGGACTGGCAGGCCTTCGAGTACGAACATTCGGAACCGATCGCAGTCGAGCGGGAGCGACCGTCGGAGCGGCCGTATCCGAGGCCCACGCCGATCACGGCCGTCATGGGCGTCGGACCCGACGACGCCGAGGTACTGGCCGAGGCCGGTATCCGCTCGGCGGAGCGACTGGCGACGGTGGACGCGATGGGCGTCGCCAACGCGCTCGATCTCAACGTGCTGCACGTCCGGACGTGGCGGCACAACGCGCGTGAACTCGTCGACTGA
- a CDS encoding VWA domain-containing protein has translation MSPNRTPSNPVDDGSRADAERREARALDRASGDAVPDFEGARKHALTELVRFVGRLRREGATVAADGTLEAARALSVVGLADRDPAADALRATLLTGADDGAVFDEEFPTFWHRLRTGLDRIATHEGSPATDGDESETEPAATLESDAESEFLSDAEASTPDASEGTESVDVRISTGRRHATGEMAVDADDGAARRYSAVGDREPVAADGASLSDSEGAAIDRFVAALATIPGRRTRRAERGNRVDARRALRASLGTGGTAMELPTREPIPSELRCCLLIDVSGSVLDTIDRDTLLAVAERLQDTARRGSVFLFDTDLIDATREFERADGDPATALREAEIEWGGGTRIGGAFETLRRRHPHAVDRRTVVVVVSDGLDVGDPETLEDGVTWLARRADAVVWLNPLAVSPAYEPSSRGMATCLPYVDGLFGFAGPADLAEAARQLERRGIDGPIGYEHDPRRIGAETDGGDAE, from the coding sequence ATGTCTCCAAACCGGACCCCCTCGAACCCCGTCGACGACGGCTCCCGAGCCGACGCCGAGCGGCGCGAGGCGCGGGCCCTCGACCGAGCGAGCGGGGACGCCGTGCCGGACTTCGAGGGCGCCCGGAAGCACGCCCTGACGGAACTCGTTCGGTTCGTTGGGCGGCTCCGCCGCGAGGGCGCGACGGTGGCGGCGGACGGAACGCTCGAGGCAGCGCGCGCGCTCTCCGTGGTCGGTCTCGCCGACCGGGATCCCGCCGCGGACGCGTTGCGAGCGACGCTGCTGACCGGCGCGGACGACGGTGCGGTCTTCGACGAGGAGTTCCCGACGTTCTGGCACCGGTTGCGGACCGGACTCGACCGGATCGCGACCCACGAGGGGAGTCCCGCGACCGACGGCGACGAGTCCGAGACGGAGCCGGCGGCCACCCTCGAGTCGGACGCCGAGTCCGAGTTCCTGTCCGACGCCGAAGCGTCGACACCCGACGCGAGCGAGGGGACTGAGAGCGTCGACGTCAGGATTTCGACCGGTCGCCGGCACGCCACCGGCGAAATGGCGGTCGACGCCGACGACGGCGCCGCGCGTCGGTATAGCGCCGTCGGCGACCGCGAGCCCGTAGCCGCCGACGGCGCGTCGCTGTCCGATAGCGAGGGCGCGGCGATCGACCGGTTCGTCGCCGCGCTCGCGACGATCCCGGGACGGCGCACCCGGCGGGCCGAGCGCGGCAACCGCGTCGACGCACGGCGGGCCCTCCGGGCGAGCCTCGGGACCGGCGGGACCGCGATGGAACTCCCGACGCGCGAACCGATCCCGAGCGAACTCCGCTGTTGCCTGTTGATCGACGTCAGCGGCTCCGTTCTCGATACCATCGACCGAGACACGCTACTCGCCGTCGCGGAGCGGTTACAGGACACCGCTCGCAGAGGCTCGGTCTTCCTGTTCGATACCGACCTGATCGACGCGACCAGGGAGTTCGAGCGTGCGGACGGCGATCCCGCCACCGCGCTCCGAGAGGCCGAGATCGAGTGGGGCGGCGGGACGCGGATCGGCGGCGCGTTCGAGACGCTCCGGCGACGCCACCCCCACGCGGTGGATCGCCGAACCGTCGTCGTCGTGGTCAGCGACGGCCTCGACGTCGGAGACCCGGAAACCCTCGAGGATGGCGTCACCTGGCTGGCCCGCCGGGCCGACGCGGTCGTCTGGCTCAATCCGCTGGCGGTTTCGCCGGCCTACGAACCCAGCTCACGGGGGATGGCGACCTGTCTCCCGTACGTCGACGGGCTGTTCGGTTTCGCGGGACCGGCCGATCTCGCCGAGGCCGCGCGACAGCTCGAGCGCCGCGGGATCGACGGGCCGATCGGATACGAACACGATCCGCGGCGGATCGGGGCCGAAACCGACGGAGGCGATGCCGAATGA
- a CDS encoding AAA family ATPase: MTGETPRTPVETLSESVIRERFERQNYVADDRVVTTVQLALQLGRPLLVEGPPGSGKTELGKVLAEGFDTELIRLQCYEGLTAENALYEWNYTKQLLAVQSNEGTVGGGAEPGPADGAGAANAADTDPSSDSESAADGERPQSVFDDEFLLERPLLRALTAGGDRSPVLLIDEIDRADEAFEAFLLELLSDYQVSIPELGTVSTENPPIVVLTSNRTRGLSDALKRRCLYLHVEPPSFETEYEIVSRKVPELDAAIAAEVCAVVERLREESFLKRPGVAETLDWARAVASLRADGEAESLSTDEIERTIGCLLKEVEDVTRVDTELLERLQAAAAAADDRIEPTN; encoded by the coding sequence ATGACGGGAGAGACGCCCCGGACGCCCGTCGAGACGCTGTCCGAATCCGTTATCCGGGAGCGGTTCGAGCGCCAGAACTACGTCGCCGACGACCGCGTGGTCACGACGGTCCAGCTCGCCCTACAGCTCGGGCGGCCGCTGCTCGTCGAGGGGCCACCGGGCAGCGGGAAGACCGAACTCGGCAAAGTCCTCGCCGAGGGGTTCGACACCGAGCTGATCCGCCTCCAGTGTTACGAGGGACTCACCGCCGAGAACGCGCTCTACGAGTGGAATTACACGAAACAGCTGCTCGCGGTGCAGTCGAACGAGGGAACGGTCGGTGGCGGGGCCGAGCCCGGACCGGCGGACGGAGCGGGCGCGGCGAACGCCGCGGACACTGACCCCAGTTCCGACTCCGAATCCGCTGCCGACGGAGAGCGCCCCCAGTCCGTTTTCGACGACGAGTTCCTGCTCGAGCGGCCGCTCCTGCGCGCGCTCACCGCCGGCGGGGACCGGTCGCCGGTCCTGTTGATCGACGAGATCGACCGCGCCGACGAGGCCTTCGAAGCCTTCCTGCTCGAGCTCCTGTCGGACTATCAGGTGTCGATTCCGGAGCTGGGGACGGTCAGCACCGAGAACCCGCCGATCGTCGTCCTCACGTCGAACCGAACGCGGGGACTCAGCGACGCGCTCAAGCGGCGGTGTCTGTACCTGCACGTGGAACCGCCGTCGTTCGAGACGGAGTACGAGATCGTCTCCCGCAAAGTTCCTGAACTCGACGCGGCGATCGCGGCCGAAGTCTGTGCCGTCGTCGAACGGCTCCGGGAGGAATCGTTCCTCAAACGGCCGGGCGTGGCAGAGACGCTCGACTGGGCACGAGCGGTCGCCTCGCTTCGAGCCGACGGCGAGGCCGAATCGCTCTCGACCGACGAAATCGAACGGACGATCGGCTGTCTCCTCAAGGAGGTCGAGGACGTCACGCGCGTCGATACCGAGCTGCTGGAGCGCCTGCAGGCGGCCGCGGCCGCCGCCGACGACCGAATCGAACCGACCAACTGA
- a CDS encoding DUF2061 domain-containing protein, which produces MSLRSSSVLTGRPLQGRSRVIVKTVCYRLVMLCITVTIAWLFVGDVGDALNIGIAANLVKTGTYYAYERLWDRIEWGARTTGASGTRNTR; this is translated from the coding sequence ATGTCGCTCCGCAGTAGCTCGGTCCTCACTGGCCGGCCGCTTCAGGGCCGGTCCCGGGTGATCGTGAAGACCGTCTGTTACCGGCTCGTCATGCTCTGTATCACGGTCACGATCGCCTGGCTGTTCGTCGGCGACGTCGGCGACGCGCTCAACATCGGGATCGCCGCCAACCTGGTGAAAACCGGGACCTATTACGCTTACGAGCGGCTGTGGGACCGCATCGAGTGGGGCGCTCGGACCACCGGAGCGAGCGGCACTCGAAACACGCGATGA
- a CDS encoding Rossmann-like domain-containing protein — MIEPILPAVVDRLRSMSALDGACSERVTIGTAAVMVEASVGPADEDAAGAGTTPEDRRSAGLAHRPSGDAEIRGPLEEPADGVDLDTLLEWATRPRSDSSGEATGGSGDGEAKPSVETALGVAAVNALSAPFVDWEPGDPMALLDPDVDVIATVGLFRPAFRKFADVDVRVIERRDVGTISAPESVRVTTFPPTEASAAMADADVIFVTGSAFVYGGLEAYLEVAPASATVVLIGATASVLPEPAFDAGVDVVAGASVTDRDRVREAVEAGACGTDLHDIGVRKVYAVNDRDIDSLQTRQ; from the coding sequence ATGATCGAGCCGATCCTCCCGGCCGTCGTCGACCGTCTCCGGTCGATGAGCGCACTCGACGGAGCGTGCAGCGAGCGCGTCACGATCGGTACGGCGGCGGTCATGGTGGAAGCGAGCGTCGGCCCCGCGGACGAGGACGCGGCCGGCGCCGGGACGACACCCGAGGACCGACGGAGTGCGGGCCTCGCTCACCGCCCGTCCGGGGACGCGGAGATCAGGGGTCCCCTCGAGGAGCCCGCCGACGGCGTCGACCTCGACACGCTCCTCGAGTGGGCGACGCGACCGCGGAGCGACTCGTCGGGCGAGGCCACCGGCGGTTCCGGCGACGGGGAGGCGAAACCGTCGGTCGAGACTGCGCTCGGCGTCGCGGCGGTCAACGCGTTGTCGGCGCCGTTCGTCGACTGGGAGCCGGGCGATCCGATGGCCCTCCTGGACCCGGACGTCGACGTAATCGCGACGGTCGGGCTCTTTCGTCCGGCGTTCCGGAAATTCGCCGACGTCGACGTTCGGGTCATCGAACGGCGGGACGTCGGCACGATCTCGGCACCCGAGAGCGTCCGCGTCACGACGTTCCCGCCGACAGAAGCGAGCGCGGCGATGGCGGACGCCGACGTGATCTTCGTCACGGGTTCCGCGTTCGTCTACGGCGGGCTCGAGGCGTATCTCGAGGTCGCGCCGGCGTCGGCAACGGTGGTCTTGATCGGAGCGACGGCGTCGGTGCTTCCTGAACCGGCGTTCGACGCCGGCGTCGACGTCGTCGCCGGGGCGTCGGTGACCGACCGCGACCGGGTTCGCGAGGCCGTCGAGGCCGGCGCGTGCGGGACGGACTTGCACGACATCGGCGTCCGCAAAGTGTACGCGGTGAACGACCGGGATATCGACTCGTTACAGACCAGACAATGA
- a CDS encoding class 1 fructose-bisphosphatase, with translation MTVSDPVVEDVVATISRTATEIRQGLIGRRGTVDEENPSGETQAEADVWADELLSDRVAGIDGVGQYASEERADVVACGDDPATSSAYAVAVDPLDGSSNLKSNNAMGTIFGVYDAALPARGDTLVAAGYVLYGPITTLVLATDETVSEYELTGGERTLIERDVTLPAEPVVYGFGGRVPDWPDDFREYAREIESELKLRYGGALIGDVNQVLTYGGTFGYPALQSRPTGKLRLQFEGNPIGYVVERAGGRSSNGSQSLLTVDPDDLHDRTPVHVGNDDLIERLEAALA, from the coding sequence ATGACGGTGTCCGATCCAGTCGTCGAGGATGTCGTGGCGACGATCAGCCGGACGGCGACCGAAATCCGACAGGGGCTGATCGGTCGGCGTGGAACGGTCGACGAGGAAAACCCCAGCGGCGAGACGCAGGCGGAAGCCGACGTCTGGGCCGACGAGTTGCTCAGCGATCGGGTCGCCGGAATCGACGGGGTCGGCCAGTACGCGAGCGAGGAACGAGCCGACGTCGTTGCCTGCGGCGACGATCCCGCCACGTCGTCGGCCTACGCCGTCGCGGTCGACCCACTCGACGGGTCGTCGAACCTGAAATCCAACAACGCGATGGGGACGATCTTCGGGGTCTACGACGCCGCGCTGCCGGCCCGTGGCGACACCCTCGTCGCCGCGGGGTACGTCCTCTACGGCCCGATCACGACGTTGGTGCTCGCCACCGACGAGACCGTTTCCGAGTACGAACTCACCGGCGGCGAGCGAACGCTCATCGAACGCGACGTCACCCTCCCCGCGGAGCCGGTGGTCTACGGCTTCGGCGGTCGCGTCCCCGACTGGCCGGACGATTTCCGCGAGTACGCCCGCGAGATCGAATCGGAGCTCAAACTCCGCTACGGCGGCGCGCTGATCGGCGACGTCAATCAGGTGCTCACGTACGGCGGCACCTTCGGCTATCCCGCCCTCCAGTCCCGCCCGACGGGCAAACTGCGGCTCCAGTTCGAGGGGAACCCGATCGGCTACGTCGTCGAGCGGGCCGGCGGGCGCTCTTCGAACGGCTCTCAGTCGCTGCTTACCGTCGACCCTGATGACCTACACGACCGAACGCCGGTTCACGTCGGGAACGACGACCTGATCGAGCGACTTGAGGCGGCGCTCGCGTAG
- a CDS encoding class I fructose-bisphosphate aldolase, with translation MIPIDDSPIVRDGKSLILAMDHGLEHGPVDFDEVPEKLDPVTVFETATHDAVTSIAVQKGIAEGYYPSYEDDVNLLLKLNGTSNMWMGEPDSAINCSVDYAAEIGADAVGFTVYSGSNHEVEMYEEFREIHEKAREYGLPVVMWSYPRGQGLKNDTKPSTISYATRIALEVGADIAKVKYPGSSDAMEHACKAAGDMKVVMSGGSKTSDYDFLSTVESAVNAGASGLAVGRNVWQRENPTRILDALEEVIYEEATADAALEATE, from the coding sequence ATGATCCCGATCGACGACTCTCCGATCGTTCGCGACGGCAAGTCACTGATTCTGGCGATGGACCACGGGCTCGAGCACGGCCCCGTCGACTTCGATGAGGTACCGGAGAAACTCGATCCGGTGACGGTCTTCGAGACGGCGACCCACGACGCCGTTACCTCGATAGCCGTCCAGAAGGGGATCGCGGAGGGGTACTACCCCAGTTACGAGGACGACGTCAATCTCCTCCTGAAGCTCAATGGCACGTCGAACATGTGGATGGGCGAACCCGACTCCGCGATCAACTGCTCGGTCGACTACGCGGCCGAGATCGGGGCGGATGCCGTCGGCTTTACGGTCTACAGCGGCTCGAATCACGAAGTCGAGATGTACGAGGAGTTCCGAGAGATCCACGAGAAAGCCCGCGAGTACGGCCTCCCCGTCGTCATGTGGTCCTATCCGCGCGGCCAGGGGCTCAAGAACGATACCAAGCCGAGCACCATCTCCTACGCGACTCGTATCGCCCTCGAGGTCGGTGCCGACATCGCGAAGGTCAAGTATCCCGGCAGTTCCGACGCCATGGAACACGCCTGCAAGGCTGCGGGCGATATGAAGGTCGTCATGAGCGGCGGGTCGAAGACCTCCGACTACGACTTCCTTTCGACGGTCGAGTCCGCCGTCAACGCCGGTGCGAGCGGGCTCGCGGTCGGCCGCAACGTCTGGCAGCGCGAGAATCCGACCCGGATCCTCGACGCCCTCGAGGAGGTCATCTACGAGGAAGCGACCGCCGACGCGGCGCTCGAGGCGACCGAATAG